A genomic stretch from Mycobacterium cookii includes:
- a CDS encoding Mur ligase family protein codes for MITARGRLALAAGAGARWASRVTGRGAGAMIGGLVAMTLDSSILRQLGTGRRSVIVTGTNGKSTTTRMTAAALRTIGAVATNAEGANMDAGLVAALAADRTAGLAALEVDEMHVPHVLDAVEAAVVVLLNLSRDQLDRVGEINVIERRLRAGLAAHPQAVVVANCDDVLMTSAAYDHTRVVWVAAGGSWAADSVSCPRSGEVIVRDQGHWYSTGADFKRPSPQWWFDDENLYGPDGLALPMRLALPGTVNRGNAAQAVAAAVTLGADPVAAVAAVSGVDEVAGRYRTIQVGSHNVRMLLAKNPAGWQEALSMVDKDAAGVVIAVNGQVPDGEDLSWLWDVRFEHFENTAVVAAGERGTDLAVRLGYADVKHTLVHDTVAAIATCPPGPVEVVANYTAFLQLQRRLARHD; via the coding sequence GTGATCACCGCCCGCGGACGCCTCGCTCTTGCCGCCGGAGCCGGCGCGCGATGGGCGTCCCGGGTGACCGGTCGGGGGGCCGGCGCCATGATCGGCGGCCTGGTCGCGATGACCCTGGACTCCTCGATCCTGCGCCAACTCGGCACCGGCCGACGATCGGTCATCGTGACCGGCACCAACGGTAAATCGACGACCACCCGGATGACCGCCGCCGCCCTGCGGACCATCGGCGCCGTCGCCACCAACGCCGAAGGCGCCAACATGGACGCCGGCCTGGTGGCCGCGCTGGCCGCCGACCGTACCGCCGGGCTCGCGGCGCTCGAGGTCGACGAGATGCACGTGCCGCATGTCTTAGATGCCGTCGAGGCCGCAGTCGTCGTGTTGCTCAACCTGTCCCGTGACCAACTGGACCGGGTCGGCGAGATCAACGTGATCGAGCGCCGGCTGCGGGCCGGCCTGGCCGCACATCCGCAGGCCGTCGTCGTCGCCAACTGCGACGACGTGTTGATGACCTCGGCCGCGTACGACCACACAAGAGTGGTTTGGGTGGCCGCGGGCGGCAGCTGGGCGGCCGACTCGGTCAGTTGCCCGCGCAGTGGTGAGGTGATCGTCCGCGACCAAGGCCACTGGTATTCGACCGGCGCCGACTTCAAACGCCCCAGCCCGCAGTGGTGGTTCGACGACGAAAACCTTTACGGCCCAGACGGATTGGCGCTGCCGATGCGACTGGCGCTGCCCGGCACGGTGAACCGGGGCAACGCCGCCCAGGCGGTGGCGGCCGCCGTCACGCTCGGCGCCGATCCGGTGGCCGCGGTGGCCGCCGTCTCCGGTGTCGACGAGGTGGCCGGCCGCTATCGCACCATCCAGGTCGGCTCGCACAACGTGCGCATGTTGTTGGCGAAGAACCCGGCCGGCTGGCAGGAAGCGTTGTCGATGGTGGACAAGGACGCCGCCGGGGTGGTGATCGCGGTTAACGGTCAGGTGCCCGACGGCGAAGACCTGTCCTGGCTGTGGGATGTGCGCTTCGAGCACTTCGAGAACACGGCCGTGGTCGCAGCCGGCGAACGCGGCACCGACCTGGCCGTCCGGCTGGGCTACGCCGACGTCAAGCACACCCTGGTGCACGACACCGTGGCGGCCATCGCGACGTGTCCCCCCGGGCCCGTCGAGGTGGTGGCCAACTACACGGCGTTCCTGCAGTTGCAGCGCAGATTGGCCCGTCATGACTGA
- a CDS encoding type 1 glutamine amidotransferase: MTDSTVRIGLVLPDVMGTYGDGGNAAVLRQRLRLRGITAEIVEITLADPVPDSLDLYTLGGAEDYAQRLATKHLIQYPGLQRAAARGAPVLAICAAIQVLGHWYETSAGERVEGVGLLDLTTAPQPARTIGELVSAPLLSGLTAPLTGFENHRGGTVLGDAAAPLGAVKKGAGNRLGDGIDGAVQGSVFATYMHGPCLARNPEFADLLLGKVVGALTPLELPEVELLRRERLRA, from the coding sequence ATGACTGATTCGACGGTTCGGATCGGCCTGGTGCTGCCCGACGTGATGGGCACCTACGGCGACGGCGGCAACGCGGCGGTGCTGCGACAACGGCTGCGTCTGCGCGGCATCACCGCCGAGATCGTCGAGATCACGCTGGCCGACCCGGTGCCCGACAGCCTCGACCTGTACACGCTGGGCGGAGCCGAGGACTACGCGCAGCGGCTGGCCACCAAGCACCTGATCCAGTACCCGGGACTGCAGCGAGCTGCCGCGCGCGGCGCGCCGGTGCTGGCGATCTGCGCGGCCATCCAGGTGCTCGGCCACTGGTACGAGACCTCGGCGGGCGAACGGGTCGAAGGCGTGGGCCTGCTGGATCTGACCACCGCACCGCAGCCGGCGCGCACCATCGGCGAACTGGTCAGCGCACCGCTGCTGAGCGGGCTGACCGCGCCGTTGACCGGTTTCGAAAACCACCGCGGCGGAACGGTTCTCGGCGATGCCGCGGCGCCGCTGGGCGCGGTGAAGAAGGGCGCGGGCAACCGGTTGGGCGATGGCATCGACGGCGCGGTGCAGGGCAGTGTGTTCGCCACCTACATGCACGGTCCATGCTTGGCCCGCAACCCCGAGTTCGCCGATCTGCTGCTGGGCAAGGTGGTCGGTGCGTTGACGCCGCTGGAGTTACCGGAAGTGGAACTGCTTCGCCGCGAACGGCTTCGAGCCTAA
- the recR gene encoding recombination mediator RecR has product MFEGPVQDLIDELGKLPGIGPKSAQRIAFHLLSVEPPDIDRLTAVLAKVRNGVRFCAVCGNVSDDERCRICADPRRDGSLVCVVEEPKDVQAVERTREFRGRYHVLGGALDPLSGVGPEQLRIRELLTRIGEQVDGVDITEVIIATDPNTEGEATATYLVRMLRDIPGLTVSRIASGLPMGGDLEFADELTLGRALTGRRAMV; this is encoded by the coding sequence ATGTTCGAAGGACCGGTCCAGGATCTGATCGACGAGCTCGGCAAATTGCCGGGTATCGGGCCGAAGAGCGCGCAGCGCATCGCCTTCCATCTGCTGTCTGTCGAACCGCCGGACATCGACCGGCTCACGGCGGTGCTGGCCAAGGTCCGCAACGGCGTGCGGTTCTGCGCGGTCTGCGGCAACGTCTCCGACGACGAGCGCTGTCGCATCTGCGCCGATCCCCGCCGTGACGGTTCGCTGGTGTGCGTCGTCGAGGAGCCCAAGGACGTCCAGGCCGTCGAGCGCACCCGTGAATTCCGCGGCCGCTACCACGTCCTGGGTGGGGCGTTGGACCCGCTGTCCGGCGTCGGTCCGGAGCAGTTGCGCATCCGCGAGTTGCTGACCCGGATCGGCGAGCAGGTGGACGGCGTCGACATCACCGAGGTGATCATCGCGACCGATCCCAACACCGAGGGTGAGGCGACGGCGACCTATCTGGTGCGGATGCTGCGTGACATTCCCGGCCTGACCGTGAGCCGGATTGCGTCCGGGCTGCCGATGGGCGGTGACCTGGAGTTCGCCGACGAGCTGACGCTGGGACGTGCGCTGACCGGCCGCCGCGCCATGGTGTGA
- a CDS encoding YbaB/EbfC family nucleoid-associated protein: MQPGGQPDMSALLAQAQQMQAQLMAAQQRLINTEVHGAAGGGLVKVTVKGSGEVVSVNIDPKVVDPEDVETLQDLIVGALADASKQVTTMAQEQLGPLAGGMGSLGM; this comes from the coding sequence ATGCAACCCGGAGGCCAGCCCGACATGTCGGCGCTGCTTGCCCAGGCGCAGCAGATGCAGGCACAACTGATGGCTGCCCAGCAGCGACTCATCAACACCGAGGTGCACGGCGCGGCCGGTGGCGGTCTGGTGAAGGTGACCGTGAAAGGCAGCGGTGAGGTGGTGTCGGTGAACATCGATCCCAAGGTCGTCGACCCCGAAGACGTTGAGACCCTGCAGGATCTGATCGTCGGCGCGCTGGCCGACGCCTCCAAGCAGGTCACCACCATGGCGCAGGAGCAGCTGGGTCCGCTGGCCGGCGGCATGGGCTCGCTGGGTATGTGA
- a CDS encoding Rv3717 family N-acetylmuramoyl-L-alanine amidase produces MAAVGVLTVGNVAPTTPIAKAVPGNIAGMIVFLDPGHNGANDASISRQVPTGRGGTKDCQASGTTTNDGYPEHTFTWDTTLRIRAALNALGARTAMSRGNDNAIGPCVDERAAMANALHPNAVVSIHADGGPAGGRGFHVNYSAPPLNAAQSGPSVQFARVMRDQMQASGIPPASYIGQDGLYGRSDLAGLNLAQYPSVLVECGNMKNATDAALMESPQGRQQYADAVVKGISAFLGGQPAAG; encoded by the coding sequence TTGGCGGCCGTCGGCGTCCTCACTGTCGGCAACGTCGCGCCGACCACTCCGATCGCGAAGGCCGTCCCGGGCAACATCGCCGGGATGATCGTGTTCCTCGATCCCGGTCACAACGGTGCCAACGACGCGTCGATCAGCCGTCAGGTGCCCACCGGTCGCGGCGGCACCAAGGACTGCCAGGCCAGCGGCACCACCACCAACGACGGCTACCCGGAGCACACCTTCACCTGGGACACCACGCTGCGCATCCGTGCCGCGCTCAACGCGCTGGGCGCGCGGACGGCCATGTCCCGCGGCAACGACAACGCGATCGGCCCATGCGTCGACGAGCGCGCCGCGATGGCCAACGCCCTGCACCCCAACGCCGTCGTCAGCATCCACGCCGACGGCGGGCCGGCGGGCGGCCGGGGCTTCCACGTCAACTACTCAGCGCCGCCGCTCAATGCCGCGCAATCCGGCCCCTCGGTGCAGTTCGCCCGTGTCATGCGCGACCAGATGCAGGCTTCGGGCATCCCGCCGGCCAGCTACATCGGCCAGGACGGCCTGTACGGGCGCTCGGACCTCGCCGGTTTGAACCTGGCGCAGTATCCGTCCGTGCTGGTCGAGTGCGGAAACATGAAGAACGCGACCGACGCGGCGCTGATGGAAAGCCCGCAGGGCCGTCAGCAATACGCCGACGCGGTGGTCAAGGGCATCTCCGCGTTCCTGGGCGGCCAGCCCGCCGCGGGCTAG
- a CDS encoding SRPBCC family protein, protein MGHVSAASTILINAEPATVLSAVGDYRNVRPKILSSHYRDYQVLQGGQGQGTVARWKLQATKSRVRDVQADVDVAGHAVIEKDANSSMVNNWTVAPAGPAGSSVTLTTTWTGAGGVKGFFEKTFAPLGLKKIQAEVLENLKKEIED, encoded by the coding sequence ATGGGACACGTCAGTGCAGCCAGCACGATCCTGATCAACGCTGAGCCAGCAACCGTGCTGTCCGCCGTCGGTGACTACCGGAATGTGCGGCCCAAGATCCTGTCGTCGCACTACCGCGACTACCAGGTGCTCCAGGGCGGCCAGGGGCAGGGAACCGTCGCCCGCTGGAAGCTGCAAGCCACCAAGTCCCGCGTGCGCGATGTGCAGGCCGACGTCGACGTCGCCGGCCACGCCGTGATCGAGAAGGACGCCAACTCGAGCATGGTGAACAACTGGACGGTGGCGCCCGCCGGACCGGCGGGATCCAGCGTCACCCTGACCACTACGTGGACAGGTGCCGGCGGCGTGAAGGGATTCTTCGAGAAGACGTTCGCGCCGTTGGGACTGAAGAAGATTCAGGCCGAGGTGCTGGAGAACCTTAAAAAGGAAATCGAAGACTAG
- a CDS encoding cytochrome P450: MTISGMWAPESSVGLRNAIVLDSRRYFESSDLPHPPRRLPFLGDVLGLNPRTPFQSSLTQTRKLGPISVRKIFGTEMIAVSGIDLVTEVHDETRFGKYVGHHLAPLRPIIGDGLITVETDHPNWRLAHDILMPGFTREAMQGYHSVMLTVIRELLDRWDGAADSGRTVNVTDDTTRLALETIGRAGFGYRFGSFDRRMPHPFVSAMNRTLQYANWSTVPPLARLVRPLLLRSGAVMTRIVDDVIRARQDGARTGANDLLDLMLNATHPKTGHRLDPDNIRQQVITFIVAGHETTSGAMAFALHYLTQNPDVLARAKAEVDAVWGDADNPEPAYADIAKLRYVRAVLDESLRLWPTAPGYLRVARKDTVLGGRYRIRKGQWVLVVLPLVQRDPQVWADPERFDPDRFAPGRAKNRAHAYKPFGTGQRACIGRQFALHEAVLALGMILHRYDLTPEKDYRLRISESITLKPRGFRLSLGKRAASSRLQDVDTELIRRSA; this comes from the coding sequence ATGACCATTTCGGGTATGTGGGCACCCGAATCATCGGTGGGCCTACGGAACGCAATTGTGCTGGATAGCCGCAGATACTTCGAGAGCTCGGATCTCCCGCATCCACCCCGTCGACTACCTTTCCTGGGTGATGTCCTCGGTTTGAACCCCCGCACCCCGTTCCAGTCGTCGCTGACACAGACCCGGAAACTGGGCCCGATCTCGGTCCGGAAGATCTTCGGAACCGAGATGATCGCGGTGAGCGGGATCGATCTGGTCACCGAAGTGCACGACGAAACCCGCTTCGGCAAATACGTCGGTCATCATCTCGCGCCGCTGCGCCCGATCATCGGAGACGGCTTGATCACCGTCGAGACCGACCATCCCAACTGGCGCCTGGCGCACGACATCCTCATGCCGGGGTTCACCCGCGAGGCGATGCAGGGCTATCACTCCGTCATGCTCACCGTTATCCGCGAACTGCTGGACCGCTGGGACGGCGCGGCCGACAGCGGGCGGACGGTGAATGTCACCGACGACACCACTCGGCTCGCGTTGGAAACCATCGGGCGTGCCGGGTTCGGCTACCGGTTCGGTTCGTTCGACCGCCGCATGCCGCATCCCTTCGTCTCCGCGATGAACCGGACGTTGCAATACGCCAACTGGTCGACGGTCCCACCGCTGGCACGGCTGGTCCGTCCACTGCTGCTGCGGTCCGGAGCCGTGATGACGCGCATCGTCGATGACGTCATCCGCGCACGCCAGGACGGCGCCCGAACCGGGGCCAACGACCTTCTCGACCTGATGCTCAATGCCACGCATCCCAAGACCGGACACCGACTGGATCCCGACAACATTCGCCAGCAGGTCATCACTTTTATCGTCGCCGGCCACGAGACCACCTCGGGTGCAATGGCTTTCGCGCTGCATTACCTCACCCAGAACCCGGACGTACTGGCGCGGGCCAAAGCGGAAGTCGATGCGGTATGGGGTGACGCCGACAACCCCGAACCGGCCTACGCCGACATCGCAAAGCTGCGCTATGTGCGGGCGGTACTCGACGAGTCGTTACGACTGTGGCCGACGGCTCCCGGCTATCTGCGGGTCGCCCGCAAAGACACCGTGCTGGGCGGTCGGTACCGGATCAGGAAAGGCCAGTGGGTCTTGGTGGTACTGCCCCTGGTCCAGCGCGACCCGCAGGTCTGGGCTGACCCGGAGCGCTTCGATCCCGACCGGTTCGCGCCCGGTCGGGCCAAGAACCGCGCGCATGCCTACAAGCCGTTCGGGACCGGGCAGCGGGCCTGCATCGGTCGCCAGTTCGCCCTGCACGAGGCAGTGTTGGCGCTGGGGATGATCCTGCACCGCTACGACCTGACACCAGAGAAGGACTACCGGTTGCGGATCTCCGAATCAATCACACTGAAGCCCAGAGGATTTCGGCTGAGCCTGGGTAAGCGGGCGGCATCGTCCCGGTTGCAGGACGTCGATACCGAGCTGATCCGCCGCAGCGCATAG
- a CDS encoding DNA polymerase III subunits gamma/tau translates to MALYRKYRPATFAEVVGQEHVTEPLSTALTAGRINHAYLFSGPRGCGKTSSARILARSLNCEQGPTATPCGVCDSCVGLAPNGPGSIDVVELDAASHGGVDDTRELRDRAFYAPAQSRYRVFIVDEAHMVTTAGFNALLKIVEEPPEHLIFVFATTEPEKVLPTIRSRTHHYPFRLLPPRTMRGLIERICAQEDVVVDDAVYPLVIRAGGGSPRDTLSVLDQLLAGADGNRVHYQRALGLLGATDVALIDEAVDALGAADAAALFGAVESVIDAGHDPRRFATDLLERFRDLLVLQAVPDATSRGVVDAPEDVLERMREQAARIGRATLTRYAEVVHAGLTEMRGATAPRLLLEVICARLLLPSASDAESALLQRVERIETRLDMSIPNAEMPERPAPARRSEPAAPPADVAAPAPTPVPVPEPSPELPAEPRPADEAPTAGSAEPNAAAVRTLWPTVRDKVRQRSRTTEVMLAGATVRAVEGNTLVLVHESAPLAKRLSEQRNADVIAEALKDALGVDWRVRCEAGDPSPVPEAPIAPSRPVERPARRVVPPPPAPEEAPADAESAQRAEEESMLAEAGHDDPSAPRRDPEEAALELLQSELGARRIDNG, encoded by the coding sequence GTGGCTCTCTACCGCAAGTACCGCCCTGCGACCTTCGCCGAAGTGGTGGGACAGGAACACGTCACCGAGCCACTGTCCACCGCCCTGACGGCGGGCCGAATCAACCATGCGTACCTGTTCTCCGGTCCGCGGGGCTGCGGCAAGACATCGTCGGCGCGTATTCTGGCCCGCTCGTTGAACTGCGAGCAGGGGCCGACGGCCACGCCCTGCGGGGTGTGCGACTCCTGCGTCGGCTTGGCGCCCAACGGGCCCGGCAGCATCGACGTCGTCGAACTCGACGCGGCCAGCCATGGCGGTGTGGACGACACCCGTGAATTGCGCGACCGCGCGTTCTACGCGCCGGCTCAGTCGCGCTACCGGGTGTTCATCGTCGACGAGGCGCACATGGTCACCACGGCGGGATTCAATGCGCTGCTCAAAATCGTCGAGGAGCCACCCGAGCACCTCATCTTCGTGTTCGCCACGACTGAGCCGGAGAAGGTGCTGCCGACGATCCGCTCGCGCACGCACCATTACCCGTTTCGGCTGCTGCCGCCGCGGACCATGCGCGGATTGATCGAACGGATCTGCGCCCAGGAGGACGTGGTCGTCGACGACGCCGTCTACCCGCTGGTGATCCGGGCCGGTGGTGGTTCGCCACGTGACACGTTGTCGGTGCTCGATCAGCTGCTCGCGGGCGCCGACGGCAACAGGGTGCATTACCAACGCGCCCTCGGCTTGCTGGGTGCCACCGACGTGGCCCTGATCGACGAGGCTGTCGACGCGCTGGGCGCCGCGGATGCGGCGGCGTTGTTCGGGGCGGTGGAATCGGTGATCGACGCCGGTCACGATCCCCGGCGATTCGCCACCGATCTGCTCGAGCGGTTCCGCGATCTGCTTGTGCTGCAAGCAGTTCCGGATGCCACCTCCCGTGGTGTGGTCGACGCGCCCGAAGACGTCCTGGAGCGGATGCGTGAGCAAGCGGCCCGGATCGGCCGCGCCACGCTGACCCGCTACGCCGAAGTCGTGCACGCCGGACTGACCGAGATGCGCGGCGCAACAGCGCCGCGTCTGCTGCTCGAGGTGATCTGCGCGCGGTTACTGCTGCCGTCGGCCAGCGATGCCGAATCGGCTCTGCTGCAACGTGTCGAGCGGATAGAAACCCGGCTGGACATGTCCATTCCGAACGCCGAGATGCCAGAGCGGCCGGCGCCGGCACGGCGTTCGGAGCCCGCGGCGCCGCCCGCCGACGTGGCCGCGCCCGCACCTACACCGGTGCCGGTCCCCGAGCCGTCACCGGAGCTCCCCGCCGAGCCCAGACCGGCCGACGAGGCCCCGACCGCTGGCTCGGCCGAACCGAATGCGGCCGCGGTCCGCACCCTGTGGCCGACGGTGCGCGACAAGGTGCGCCAACGCAGCAGAACCACCGAGGTGATGCTGGCCGGTGCCACGGTCCGCGCGGTCGAAGGCAACACCTTGGTGCTGGTTCACGAGTCGGCGCCGCTGGCCAAGCGGTTGTCGGAACAGCGCAACGCGGACGTCATCGCCGAGGCGCTCAAGGATGCGCTCGGTGTCGACTGGCGGGTGCGGTGTGAGGCAGGCGACCCGAGCCCAGTGCCCGAGGCACCGATTGCGCCGTCGCGCCCGGTCGAGCGTCCGGCCCGCAGGGTGGTTCCGCCGCCACCTGCGCCGGAGGAGGCACCTGCCGACGCGGAGTCCGCGCAGCGGGCCGAGGAGGAGAGCATGCTCGCCGAGGCCGGCCACGACGACCCGTCGGCCCCCCGCCGCGACCCCGAAGAGGCCGCGTTGGAGCTACTGCAGAGCGAGTTGGGCGCGCGCCGCATCGACAACGGCTGA
- a CDS encoding aminotransferase class I/II-fold pyridoxal phosphate-dependent enzyme: MSYGSFSSLGRTDLTALHERHQQDYSDLQAKKLSLDLTRGKPCSEQLDLSNALLSLPGSDYRDGEGTDTRNYGGQHGLPELRAIFGELLGIPVANLIAGNNASLELMHDVVAFSMLYGGVDSPRPWVQEPDGVKFLCPVPGYDRHFAITETMGIEMIPVPMHEDGPDVDMIEELVAVDPAIRGLWAVPVFANPTGLSYSWETVRRLVQMQTAANDFRLFWDNAYAVHTLTLDFPRPIDVLGLAAAAGNPNRPYVFASTSKITFAGAGVSFFGGSLGNIAWYLQYAGKKSIGPDKINQLRHLRFFGDADGVRLQMLRHQQLLAPKFALALEILDKRLSESKVASWNEPEGGYFISLDVLPGTAKRTVALAKDAGIAVTEAGASFPYRKDPDDKNIRIAPTFPPESDLRDAIDGLATCTLLAATESLLNRA; encoded by the coding sequence GTGTCGTACGGCTCGTTCAGCTCCCTAGGCCGTACCGACCTCACGGCGTTGCATGAACGCCACCAGCAGGACTACTCCGACCTGCAGGCCAAAAAACTGTCCCTCGACCTGACCCGCGGCAAGCCGTGCAGCGAGCAGTTGGATTTGTCCAACGCGTTGCTGAGTCTGCCGGGGTCCGACTACCGCGACGGCGAGGGCACCGACACCCGTAACTACGGCGGGCAGCACGGGCTGCCCGAACTGCGGGCCATCTTCGGCGAGTTGCTCGGCATCCCGGTGGCCAATCTGATCGCCGGCAACAACGCCAGCCTCGAGTTGATGCACGACGTCGTCGCGTTCTCGATGCTCTACGGCGGCGTGGATTCGCCGCGGCCCTGGGTGCAGGAGCCCGACGGGGTCAAGTTCTTGTGCCCGGTGCCGGGCTACGACCGCCACTTCGCCATCACCGAGACCATGGGCATCGAGATGATCCCGGTCCCGATGCATGAGGACGGTCCGGACGTCGACATGATCGAGGAACTGGTCGCCGTCGATCCGGCCATCAGAGGCCTGTGGGCGGTCCCGGTGTTCGCCAACCCCACCGGCTTGAGCTACTCGTGGGAGACGGTCCGCCGGCTTGTTCAAATGCAAACAGCCGCAAACGATTTCCGGTTGTTCTGGGACAACGCTTACGCCGTGCACACCCTGACGCTGGACTTCCCCCGTCCGATCGATGTACTGGGCTTGGCGGCCGCCGCGGGTAACCCGAACCGCCCGTACGTCTTCGCGTCGACGTCGAAGATCACCTTCGCCGGCGCCGGCGTCAGCTTCTTCGGCGGATCGCTGGGCAACATCGCCTGGTACCTGCAGTACGCCGGCAAGAAGTCGATCGGCCCCGACAAGATCAACCAGCTGCGGCATCTGCGCTTCTTCGGCGACGCCGACGGTGTGCGATTACAGATGCTGCGGCACCAGCAGCTGCTGGCGCCCAAATTCGCGCTGGCACTGGAGATTTTGGACAAGCGGCTGAGTGAGTCGAAGGTCGCCTCCTGGAACGAGCCGGAGGGCGGCTACTTCATCAGCCTCGACGTGCTGCCGGGCACCGCGAAGCGCACCGTCGCGCTGGCCAAGGACGCCGGCATCGCCGTCACCGAGGCCGGCGCGTCGTTCCCGTACCGCAAAGACCCGGATGACAAGAACATCCGGATCGCTCCGACGTTCCCGCCGGAGTCCGATCTGCGGGATGCGATCGACGGCTTGGCGACGTGCACATTGCTCGCCGCGACCGAGTCGCTGCTGAACCGCGCCTAG
- a CDS encoding alpha/beta fold hydrolase — MDASAPRIDCTGATPPVGYHRFHADVSINFQCNRWVQWIGPSAIDEVAELAARAHAYPELIDGFLAMADRARAADRLIAAAYYDRAAEFFMLATDSRRPATRARFLDAIRTAYDVTPELIPFGSGCMPAYDLRPEHQTGSTVVMFGGFDSYVEEFFPMIASLVDAGRRIVVFEGPGQGTPLEDYGLTMIPEWERPVAAVLDHYRLEDVAAVGISLGGGLVIRAAAFEPRIGRAVAFDILDDEFEVIARQIGRGVRIPLRALLAVRARRIVNAIAGRAAARRPVSEWGLQQGMHVTGTATPYDFLQSTVAMSTRKISGRVRGDVLLLAGADDHYVPLRQLRRQADALVNARSVTTRVFTAAEQASNHCQLGNIGAVSRLIESWLDVTESVFDRDTAARTPSPVGP, encoded by the coding sequence ATGGACGCGTCCGCACCCCGTATCGACTGCACCGGCGCCACGCCGCCGGTCGGTTATCATCGCTTCCACGCCGACGTCAGCATCAACTTCCAGTGCAACCGCTGGGTGCAGTGGATCGGCCCGTCGGCGATCGACGAGGTGGCCGAGTTGGCCGCCCGCGCCCACGCCTACCCGGAATTGATCGACGGCTTCCTGGCAATGGCGGATCGGGCGCGTGCAGCTGACCGTCTCATCGCGGCCGCCTACTACGACCGAGCGGCCGAATTCTTCATGTTGGCAACCGATTCGCGTCGCCCGGCAACCCGTGCCCGATTCCTTGATGCCATACGGACCGCCTACGATGTCACGCCCGAACTCATCCCCTTCGGATCGGGCTGCATGCCTGCCTATGACCTTCGGCCGGAGCATCAAACCGGTTCCACGGTGGTGATGTTCGGTGGATTCGACAGCTACGTCGAAGAGTTCTTTCCGATGATCGCCAGCCTGGTCGATGCGGGCCGGCGAATCGTCGTGTTCGAGGGCCCGGGACAGGGGACCCCACTCGAGGACTACGGCCTCACGATGATCCCGGAATGGGAGCGGCCGGTGGCCGCTGTTCTCGACCACTATCGGCTGGAAGATGTTGCTGCCGTGGGGATCTCATTGGGTGGCGGCCTGGTGATCCGCGCGGCCGCATTCGAGCCGCGGATCGGCCGTGCCGTGGCGTTCGACATTCTCGACGACGAATTCGAGGTGATTGCCCGGCAGATCGGTCGCGGTGTCCGAATTCCGTTGCGCGCGTTGCTCGCCGTGCGGGCACGCCGCATCGTCAACGCGATCGCCGGCCGCGCGGCTGCCCGTAGGCCGGTATCGGAGTGGGGATTGCAGCAGGGCATGCACGTGACCGGCACGGCGACGCCGTACGACTTTCTGCAGTCGACGGTTGCGATGAGCACTCGGAAGATCTCCGGGCGCGTGCGCGGCGACGTGCTGTTACTGGCCGGCGCCGACGACCACTATGTGCCGCTGAGGCAGCTGCGGCGCCAGGCGGACGCTTTGGTCAACGCGCGCTCGGTGACTACCCGGGTTTTCACCGCGGCAGAGCAGGCGAGCAACCACTGTCAGCTCGGCAACATCGGAGCGGTCAGCCGACTCATCGAGTCGTGGCTGGATGTGACCGAATCAGTCTTCGACCGCGACACCGCGGCGAGAACGCCGTCGCCGGTGGGTCCCTGA
- a CDS encoding TetR/AcrR family transcriptional regulator, producing the protein MTSGVSHRRGEHVRQTVLASALEELAANGFHGATIAGVAGRSGVHETTIYRRWLTRENLFVAALLEGSADAIPAPDTGSTRGDLLAIVREVLGYVGSPTGTALLRAALLPADDTYADARKEFWTQRLDALSPVVQRGVERGDLRADTDARVLLEMLIAPIHGRLLLTGEPVDDDLAERLVELALNGAAAPPGQR; encoded by the coding sequence GTGACCTCCGGCGTATCGCACCGGCGCGGCGAACATGTCCGCCAGACCGTCTTAGCTTCAGCGCTAGAAGAGTTGGCCGCCAACGGATTTCACGGTGCCACCATCGCCGGGGTCGCCGGCCGGTCCGGGGTGCACGAGACGACGATCTACCGGCGATGGCTGACCCGGGAGAACCTGTTCGTGGCGGCCCTTCTCGAGGGCAGCGCCGACGCGATCCCCGCTCCCGACACCGGCTCGACCCGGGGCGATCTGCTCGCGATCGTCCGTGAAGTCCTCGGCTACGTCGGCTCGCCCACCGGTACGGCACTGTTGCGCGCGGCTCTATTGCCGGCCGACGACACGTATGCCGATGCGCGCAAGGAGTTTTGGACGCAACGACTCGACGCTTTGTCGCCGGTGGTCCAGCGCGGCGTCGAGCGAGGCGACCTGCGAGCCGACACCGACGCCCGGGTGCTGCTGGAGATGCTGATCGCGCCCATCCACGGCCGGCTGCTGCTCACCGGCGAACCCGTCGACGACGACCTCGCCGAACGGCTGGTCGAGTTGGCGCTCAACGGCGCCGCCGCGCCGCCCGGCCAGCGCTGA